From a region of the Archocentrus centrarchus isolate MPI-CPG fArcCen1 chromosome 18, fArcCen1, whole genome shotgun sequence genome:
- the LOC115797037 gene encoding macrophage mannose receptor 1-like gives MCHLYEYHFVEEQKTWGEAQKYCREKYTDLAKVFDMVDVRRLCNSTQNQGEAWIGLNNTGGNRTWHWSLPGVKYTENNSSWNLSGRYGSESPGNCGRQRHKWADVTCNKTMWFICYDETRKDSKTLYLIKEFMNWTRAQNYCRYNHTDLASGPDQAEGKEMENLVKFQGPFSAWIGLFRDSWRWSDGSDFSFRLWDTDKFILIKENKTWEQALDYCRKTHRDLVSITDPQEQERVQEKAQNASSPFVWLGLRYTCTLDLWFWVSDKLVCYEKWAREGKTEECDRAVGMDRGGQHECIHVDKESNTTI, from the exons atgtgtCACCTGTATGAGTACCACTTTGTTGAAGAACAGAAGACCTGGGGAGAAGCACAGAAATACTGCAGAGAGAAGTACACAGACCTGGCCAAAGTGTTTGACATGGTGGACGTGAGAAGACTCTGTAACTCCACACAGAATCAAGGAGAAGCCTGGATTGGACTGAACAACACAGGAGGAAACAGGACGTGGCACTGGTCTCTGCCAGGAGTGAAATACACTGAGAATAACAGCAGTTGGAATCTGTCTGGAAGATATGGTTCTGAGTCTCCAGGGAACTGTGGGAGGCAAAGGCACAAGTGGGCAGATGTTACATGTAATAAAACTATGTGGTTCATCTGCTATGATG AAACCAGGAAAGACAGCAAAACATTGTATTTGATAAAGGAGTTTATGAACTGGACACGGGCTCAGAACTACTGCAGATACAATCACACTGACCTGGCCAGCGGACCTGATCAGGcagaaggcaaagaaatggagaACCTGGTAAAATTTCAGGGTCCATTCAGCGCCTGGATCGGCCTGTTCAGAGACAGCTGGAGGTGGTCAGATGGGAGTGATTTCTCTTTCAGACTCTGGGATA cagATAAATTTATCCTGATTAAAGAAAACAAGACCTGGGAGCAGGCCTTGGATTACTGCAGAAAGACTCACAGGGACCTGGTCTCCATCACTGACCCTCAGGAGCAAGAACGGGTCCAGGAGAAAGCCCAGAATGCCTCGAGTCCTTTTGTCTGGCTGGGACTGCGCTACACCTGCACTCTGGATCTGTGGTTCTGGGTCAGTGACAAGTTAGTCTGCTATGAGAAGTGGGCCAGAGAGGGAAAGACTGAGGAGTGTGACAGGGCTGTGGGCATGGACAGAGGAGGACAGCATGAGTG TATTCACGTTGACAAAGAGTCCAATACCACCATCTAG
- the LOC115797039 gene encoding snaclec stejaggregin-B subunit beta-1-like yields the protein MRWIPFLLILIGQCCSCMCRLYEYHFVEEKKTWGEAQKYCREKYTDLAKVFDMVDVRRLCNSTQNQGEAWIGLNNTGGNKMWHWSADKFILIKENKTWEQALDYCRRIHRDLVSITDPQEQGWVQEKVQNASSPFVWLGLRYTCTLDLWFWVSDKLVCYEKWAREGKTEECDRAVGMDRGGQHEWFSQRENETYNFICSKQ from the exons ATGCGGTGGATACCATTTCTGCTTATTCTGATTG gTCAATGTTGCTCCTGTATGTGTCGCCTGTATGAGTACCACTTTGTTGAAGAAAAGAAGACCTGGGGAGAAGCACAGAAATACTGCAGAGAGAAGTACACAGACCTGGCCAAAGTGTTTGACATGGTGGACGTGAGAAGACTCTGTAACTCCACACAGAATCAAGGAGAAGCCTGGATTGGACTGAACAACACAGGAGGAAACAAGATGTGGCACTGGTC tgcagATAAATTTATCCTGATTAAAGAAAACAAGACCTGGGAGCAGGCCTTGGATTACTGCAGAAGGATTCACAGGGACCTGGTCTCCATCACTGACCCTCAGGAGCAAGGATGGGTCCAGGAGAAAGTCCAGAATGCCTCGAGTCCTTTTGTCTGGCTGGGACTGCGCTACACCTGCACTCTGGATCTGTGGTTCTGGGTCAGTGACAAGTTAGTCTGCTATGAGAAGTGGGCCAGAGAGGGAAAGACTGAGGAGTGTGACAGGGCTGTGGGCATGGACAGAGGAGGACAGCATGAGTGGTTCAgtcagagagaaaatgagacCTATAATTTTATTTGTTCTAAGCAATAA